One window of Psychrobacillus sp. FSL H8-0483 genomic DNA carries:
- the ppaX gene encoding pyrophosphatase PpaX, translated as MKKNAYTALLFDLDGTLLDTNELIIESFLHVLGERFPGKYDRDAVIPFLGPSLHETFDAIDPSLTESLIASYRAWNIEQHDGMVTPFDGVVETLHKLKEQGYKLAVVSTKRRGMIERGLRLMKCETLFDTIIGFDDVKHTKPNPEPIELALNRLKVDKENALMIGDNFHDIVGGQRAGVDTAAVAWSIKGEAFLATYEPTYMIHHISELLYIARGQQV; from the coding sequence ATGAAGAAAAATGCATATACAGCATTATTATTTGATTTAGATGGAACTTTATTAGATACAAATGAGCTAATCATCGAATCTTTTTTACATGTTTTAGGAGAAAGATTTCCTGGGAAATATGATAGAGACGCGGTTATACCTTTTCTTGGTCCATCTTTACATGAAACGTTTGATGCAATTGATCCTTCCTTAACGGAATCACTAATAGCATCTTATCGTGCTTGGAACATTGAACAGCACGATGGAATGGTAACACCTTTTGACGGGGTTGTCGAAACATTACACAAACTAAAAGAACAAGGATATAAGTTAGCAGTCGTATCGACAAAAAGAAGAGGTATGATTGAGAGAGGTCTTCGGCTGATGAAATGTGAGACTTTATTTGACACAATTATTGGATTTGATGATGTTAAGCATACAAAACCAAATCCTGAGCCAATAGAACTTGCGCTAAATAGATTGAAAGTCGATAAAGAGAACGCACTGATGATTGGAGACAATTTTCATGATATCGTTGGTGGGCAAAGAGCAGGGGTAGATACTGCTGCTGTTGCCTGGTCAATCAAAGGAGAAGCATTTTTAGCAACCTATGAGCCTACATATATGATTCATCATATTAGTGAACTTCTATATATTGCAAGAGGTCAGCAAGTATGA